Proteins encoded within one genomic window of Pararhizobium capsulatum DSM 1112:
- a CDS encoding gene transfer agent family protein → MGTGTLGRANRRRGEIEAVINGERRILCLTLGSLAELETAFAADNLMDLAGRFAEGRLKAADMIRILGAGLRGGGNLIDDEDVADMSVDGGLAAMAGLTGALLSATFAGEEQPANP, encoded by the coding sequence ATGGGGACCGGGACTTTAGGCCGGGCGAACCGGCGGCGGGGCGAGATCGAAGCCGTCATCAATGGCGAGCGGCGGATACTTTGCCTGACGCTCGGCAGTCTGGCGGAGCTGGAAACGGCTTTTGCAGCCGATAATCTGATGGACTTGGCCGGCCGGTTTGCCGAGGGGCGGCTGAAGGCGGCGGATATGATCCGTATCCTTGGTGCGGGCCTGCGCGGTGGCGGCAATCTGATCGATGACGAAGATGTGGCCGATATGAGCGTTGATGGTGGGCTGGCGGCCATGGCGGGGCTGACCGGCGCGTTGCTCTCGGCGACCTTTGCGGGCGAGGAACAACCGGCAAACCCTTGA
- a CDS encoding phage head closure protein, with translation MSARLDLERLVATPDGQGGEVKSFEQIGAVWARVEPLAAVTTDSGGVQQVTVTHEILVRHRGDLVSGMRFAKGLRRFLVQTVHDPDEDGRYLICRCTEEGQ, from the coding sequence TTGAGTGCGCGGCTTGATCTTGAACGGCTGGTCGCAACGCCGGATGGGCAGGGTGGCGAGGTGAAAAGCTTCGAACAGATCGGCGCAGTGTGGGCGCGGGTTGAGCCATTGGCGGCGGTAACGACGGATAGCGGCGGGGTGCAGCAGGTGACGGTGACGCATGAGATCCTCGTGCGGCATCGCGGCGATCTTGTTTCCGGCATGCGGTTTGCCAAGGGCTTGCGGCGCTTCCTGGTGCAGACAGTGCATGATCCGGATGAAGACGGGCGATACCTGATCTGCCGGTGCACGGAGGAAGGACAATGA
- a CDS encoding DUF3168 domain-containing protein, translated as MSASAALQKAIYLRLQGDAALVALVGADGVRDRVVTGAQRPFVQIASLESRDASTASETGEEHLVTLEVRTGEGGNREAQVIASRVRSLLDDTALELDGFVLVGIAHRRTRIGRDANAKGHLAEMVFRAVTEPE; from the coding sequence ATGAGTGCGAGCGCGGCGCTGCAGAAGGCCATTTACCTGAGGCTGCAGGGGGATGCGGCGCTTGTTGCGCTCGTGGGCGCGGACGGGGTGCGTGATCGTGTCGTAACGGGTGCGCAGCGGCCTTTCGTTCAAATAGCCTCCCTGGAGAGCAGGGATGCTTCGACGGCGAGTGAAACGGGCGAGGAGCATCTGGTCACACTGGAGGTGCGCACCGGTGAAGGCGGCAATCGGGAGGCGCAGGTGATCGCGAGCCGGGTTCGGTCGCTGCTGGATGATACTGCACTGGAGCTCGACGGGTTTGTGCTCGTTGGAATTGCCCATCGGCGCACGCGGATAGGTCGCGACGCCAATGCCAAGGGACATTTGGCAGAAATGGTGTTTCGGGCGGTGACGGAGCCGGAGTGA
- a CDS encoding phage portal protein has protein sequence MKNPLRAIFRRTEVVREMKAAGFVAVAHEAAAHWTGRSYRALSEQGYQRNPVAYRAVRMIAEASAAVPLLLYDGDEEIADHPALSLLARPNGQMAGADFLEALYGHLLLSGNAYVEAARIGAEPRELHLLRPDRVRILEDRDGWPEAYEYRIGSRARRFPAGPGGLLHLKLFHPLDDHLGFPPLAAAQMALDLSNAAATWNKALLDNSARPSGALVYQPKEGGNLSADQYDRLKSELEEGYSGTTRAGRPLLLEGGLDWKAMGLSPKDMDFVEAKNGGARDIALAFGVPPMLIGIPGDNTYANYQEANRAFYRLTVLPLILRTAAALSGWLSDLYGEGVALRPDLDQVAGLTGERNEVWARLKDAEFLSDEEKRRAVGY, from the coding sequence ATGAAAAATCCGTTGCGGGCGATATTCCGGCGGACTGAGGTGGTGCGCGAGATGAAGGCTGCCGGGTTCGTGGCGGTGGCGCATGAGGCGGCGGCGCATTGGACGGGGCGGTCCTACCGGGCCTTGTCGGAGCAGGGATATCAGCGCAATCCGGTTGCCTATCGGGCGGTGAGGATGATCGCCGAGGCGTCAGCGGCAGTGCCGTTGCTGCTTTACGATGGCGATGAGGAGATTGCGGATCATCCGGCGCTTTCGTTGCTGGCGCGGCCGAACGGGCAGATGGCGGGGGCGGATTTTCTGGAGGCGCTTTACGGGCACCTGCTGCTGTCCGGCAATGCCTATGTCGAGGCGGCGAGGATCGGGGCAGAACCGCGGGAGCTGCATCTGCTGCGGCCGGATCGAGTGCGGATTCTGGAAGATCGCGACGGGTGGCCGGAAGCCTATGAGTATCGGATCGGCAGTCGTGCCCGGCGGTTTCCGGCGGGGCCGGGCGGGCTTCTGCACCTGAAGCTGTTTCATCCGCTGGATGATCATCTGGGCTTTCCGCCGCTGGCGGCGGCGCAGATGGCGCTCGATCTTTCCAATGCGGCGGCGACCTGGAACAAGGCGCTGCTCGACAATTCGGCCCGGCCTTCCGGCGCGCTGGTCTACCAGCCGAAGGAAGGGGGCAATCTTTCGGCCGACCAGTATGACCGGCTGAAGAGCGAGCTGGAGGAGGGATACTCCGGCACGACGCGGGCGGGACGGCCGCTGCTGCTCGAAGGCGGGCTCGACTGGAAGGCGATGGGGCTTTCGCCGAAGGACATGGATTTCGTCGAGGCGAAGAATGGGGGGGCGCGTGATATCGCGCTCGCCTTCGGCGTGCCGCCGATGCTGATCGGCATTCCCGGCGACAACACCTATGCCAATTATCAGGAGGCCAATCGGGCCTTTTATCGGCTGACGGTCTTGCCGCTGATTTTGCGGACGGCGGCGGCGCTTTCGGGGTGGCTGTCCGATCTCTATGGCGAGGGGGTGGCGTTGCGGCCGGACCTGGACCAGGTGGCGGGGCTGACGGGCGAACGCAACGAGGTCTGGGCGCGGCTGAAGGATGCCGAGTTTCTGAGCGACGAGGAGAAGCGGCGGGCTGTGGGATATTGA
- a CDS encoding rcc01693 family protein: protein MRAAGGVAPVSASAFPWEAVMEAGFSRLRLSSEHFWRMTPRELVAALGGPRRGASIDRAAFEALRQAFPDREDTRDGK from the coding sequence TTGAGAGCCGCAGGTGGGGTTGCGCCTGTTTCCGCATCGGCCTTCCCCTGGGAAGCGGTGATGGAAGCGGGGTTTTCCCGTCTGCGGCTTTCTTCCGAACATTTCTGGCGGATGACGCCGCGGGAGCTTGTGGCGGCGCTTGGCGGGCCGAGACGCGGCGCGTCGATCGATCGAGCAGCGTTTGAGGCGTTGCGGCAGGCGTTTCCTGACAGAGAGGACACCCGTGATGGCAAATGA
- a CDS encoding phage major capsid protein — translation MTEIATSPLTVAPETKHVPDTMAAAFEDFMGAFEAFKDTNDRRLSEIEGKLTADVVTREKMDRISRTMDEQKRAMDQMVLKRARPALGRDDALSPKAEEHKAAFESYMRRGDEHALRALEAKAFSIGSASDGGYLVPNETDSEIGRRLSVLSPIRSLATVRQVSGAVLKKPFALAGMATGWVAETAARPQTTTPQLAELSFPTMELYAMPAATAALLDDAAVDIESWIASEVDIAFGEQEGTAFVSGDGTNKPKGFLSYTNVAESSWSWGNIGYVATGAAAGFKASGPSDTLVDTIYTLKAGHRQNATFVMNRKTQAEIRKFKDADGNYLWRPPATAGQQASLMGFPIAEAEDMPDIAANSFSIAFGNFAAGYLVVDRTGVRVLRDPYLAKPYVLFYTTKRVGGGVQNFEAIKLVKFATS, via the coding sequence ATGACAGAGATAGCGACGAGCCCCCTGACCGTGGCGCCGGAAACCAAGCATGTGCCCGACACGATGGCGGCGGCCTTCGAGGACTTCATGGGCGCCTTCGAGGCGTTCAAGGATACCAATGACCGCAGGCTTTCGGAAATCGAGGGCAAGCTGACCGCCGATGTCGTGACCCGCGAGAAGATGGACCGCATCTCGCGCACCATGGACGAGCAGAAGCGGGCGATGGACCAGATGGTGCTGAAGAGGGCACGTCCGGCGCTTGGCCGCGACGATGCGCTGTCGCCGAAGGCGGAGGAGCACAAGGCGGCGTTCGAGAGCTATATGCGCCGTGGTGACGAACATGCGCTCAGGGCACTGGAGGCGAAGGCGTTTTCGATCGGCTCTGCCAGCGACGGCGGTTATCTCGTGCCGAACGAGACGGACAGCGAAATCGGTCGCAGGCTTTCGGTGCTATCGCCGATCCGGTCTCTGGCGACCGTGCGGCAGGTTTCGGGTGCTGTGCTGAAGAAGCCCTTTGCGCTTGCCGGCATGGCGACGGGTTGGGTGGCGGAGACGGCGGCGCGGCCGCAGACCACGACGCCGCAGCTGGCCGAACTCTCGTTTCCGACCATGGAGCTCTATGCCATGCCGGCGGCGACGGCGGCGCTGCTCGACGATGCGGCGGTCGATATCGAAAGCTGGATTGCGTCCGAGGTCGACATCGCCTTTGGGGAGCAGGAGGGGACTGCCTTCGTTTCCGGCGATGGCACCAACAAGCCGAAGGGGTTCCTGTCCTACACCAATGTTGCCGAGAGCAGCTGGAGCTGGGGTAATATCGGCTATGTCGCGACGGGGGCGGCAGCTGGCTTCAAGGCATCCGGGCCATCCGACACGCTGGTCGATACGATCTATACGCTGAAGGCGGGGCACCGGCAGAACGCGACCTTCGTGATGAACCGCAAGACACAGGCCGAGATCCGCAAGTTCAAGGATGCTGACGGCAATTATCTCTGGCGGCCGCCGGCAACGGCGGGGCAGCAGGCTTCACTGATGGGCTTCCCGATCGCCGAGGCCGAGGACATGCCGGATATCGCTGCAAACAGCTTCTCGATCGCCTTCGGCAATTTCGCGGCCGGCTATCTCGTGGTGGACCGGACAGGCGTGCGGGTGCTGCGCGATCCCTATTTGGCCAAGCCCTATGTGCTGTTCTACACGACCAAGCGCGTCGGCGGCGGGGTGCAGAATTTCGAGGCGATCAAGCTGGTGAAGTTTGCGACCTCTTGA
- a CDS encoding head-tail connector protein, which produces MTIAELTPPVGETLTLAEVKAHLRLDGNTEDTLLSELISSARQHLERETGLVLMATTFRLYLDDWPDGPVIQIARHPLQTIDAITLYDEAGDPFEADTTGMVLDGRAHPARLVLPRRVRPGQALNGIEIDFTAGFGASGADVPDTLKRAMLLHIALLYEFRGAVSPKDQPAAVPAGYERLIAPFRRRGL; this is translated from the coding sequence ATGACCATTGCCGAACTGACGCCGCCTGTGGGCGAGACGCTGACCCTTGCCGAGGTGAAGGCGCATCTGCGCCTCGACGGCAACACCGAAGACACCCTGCTTTCGGAGCTGATTTCCAGCGCCCGCCAACATCTGGAGCGCGAAACGGGGCTGGTGCTGATGGCGACCACCTTTCGCCTCTATCTCGACGACTGGCCGGACGGGCCGGTGATTCAGATTGCGAGACACCCGCTTCAAACGATTGATGCCATTACGCTTTACGACGAGGCGGGCGATCCGTTCGAGGCCGATACCACCGGCATGGTGCTGGATGGGCGAGCGCATCCGGCCCGGCTGGTTCTGCCGCGGCGGGTGCGGCCAGGCCAGGCGCTGAACGGCATCGAGATCGATTTTACCGCCGGTTTCGGGGCAAGCGGCGCGGATGTGCCGGACACGCTGAAGCGGGCGATGCTGCTGCATATTGCCTTGCTCTACGAGTTTCGCGGGGCGGTTTCGCCGAAGGACCAGCCGGCGGCGGTGCCGGCCGGGTATGAGAGGCTGATCGCGCCCTTTCGTCGGCGAGGGCTTTGA
- a CDS encoding HK97 family phage prohead protease: MTTDGLPVWRTKKFASLNNAGVTGEGRFSGYASIFSEVDLGKDAIEPGAFAQSLIRRGAGGVRMLFQHDPAEPLGTWKTIREDARGLYVEGLLAAGVERAREVHQLMKNGALDGLSIGFQTVKARTDKGGVRRILEADLWEISIVTFPMLPSARVSNVKNARWFRDTETELVRSVRRAARMMKTQGRICR, translated from the coding sequence ATGACAACCGACGGCCTTCCGGTCTGGCGGACGAAGAAGTTTGCCAGTTTGAACAATGCCGGCGTCACCGGCGAAGGGCGGTTTTCCGGCTATGCCAGCATCTTCAGCGAGGTCGATCTCGGCAAGGATGCGATCGAACCGGGAGCTTTCGCGCAGTCGCTGATACGGCGTGGGGCAGGGGGCGTACGCATGTTGTTTCAGCATGACCCGGCCGAACCGCTCGGGACCTGGAAGACCATCCGCGAGGATGCGCGCGGGCTCTATGTCGAGGGGCTTCTGGCAGCCGGCGTGGAGCGGGCGCGCGAAGTGCACCAGCTGATGAAGAACGGAGCGCTCGACGGTCTTTCGATCGGCTTCCAGACAGTGAAGGCGCGCACCGACAAGGGGGGCGTCAGGCGCATTCTGGAGGCGGATCTCTGGGAGATCTCGATCGTGACCTTTCCGATGCTGCCGTCTGCCCGCGTCTCGAACGTGAAGAATGCGCGGTGGTTCCGCGACACGGAAACGGAGCTCGTGCGCAGCGTGCGCCGGGCTGCCCGAATGATGAAAACCCAAGGAAGGATATGCCGATGA
- a CDS encoding DUF6107 family protein — translation MADIGNDPGLWAANALGAAAGAAVSLVYMLPRSKQEAVSRFFTGMACGLIFGAPTGVWIVGWLGIDGRLSGSEILLSGSAAASLCAWWVLGATSRIAARFGKGERRW, via the coding sequence ATGGCTGACATCGGCAATGATCCCGGCCTGTGGGCCGCCAATGCGCTGGGCGCCGCGGCAGGTGCTGCGGTGTCGCTGGTCTATATGCTGCCACGCAGCAAGCAGGAGGCGGTGTCGCGGTTTTTTACCGGCATGGCGTGCGGACTGATCTTCGGAGCGCCGACGGGCGTGTGGATCGTCGGGTGGCTCGGCATCGACGGGCGACTTTCCGGGAGCGAGATTCTTTTGAGCGGCTCGGCGGCGGCAAGCCTTTGTGCCTGGTGGGTGCTGGGCGCGACCTCGCGGATTGCGGCGCGGTTCGGCAAGGGCGAGCGTCGCTGGTGA
- a CDS encoding phage tail tape measure protein: MANDQFDFSGAREEADGLSDVLAELEQRSRSFGSALTGALTSAVRGGKGLEDILRSAGLRLTEIALSAGIKPLEGAIGSLISGVSGGVKAFADGGVVSAPTYFPMAGGTGLMGEAGSEAILPLRRGADGALGVAAQGGGAMNVVFNVSATDVESFRRSEGQIAALLTRTVRRGQRGL; the protein is encoded by the coding sequence ATGGCAAATGACCAATTCGATTTTTCCGGAGCGCGGGAAGAGGCCGATGGGCTTTCGGATGTTCTGGCGGAACTGGAGCAGCGGTCGCGGTCCTTTGGCTCGGCGCTGACGGGGGCGCTGACCTCGGCGGTCAGGGGCGGCAAGGGGCTGGAGGACATCCTGCGCAGTGCGGGGCTGCGGCTGACGGAGATCGCGCTTTCGGCGGGCATCAAGCCGCTGGAGGGGGCGATCGGCAGTCTGATCTCCGGCGTTTCCGGCGGGGTGAAGGCTTTTGCTGATGGCGGCGTGGTTTCGGCGCCGACCTATTTTCCGATGGCAGGCGGTACCGGCCTGATGGGCGAGGCGGGGTCGGAGGCGATCCTGCCGCTGAGGCGCGGAGCGGACGGGGCGCTGGGTGTTGCGGCTCAGGGTGGTGGGGCGATGAATGTCGTCTTCAATGTCAGTGCAACGGATGTCGAAAGCTTCCGCCGGTCGGAGGGACAGATCGCCGCTTTGCTGACGCGCACGGTGCGGCGCGGCCAACGTGGATTGTGA